A single genomic interval of Mangifera indica cultivar Alphonso chromosome 5, CATAS_Mindica_2.1, whole genome shotgun sequence harbors:
- the LOC123216109 gene encoding protein PLANT CADMIUM RESISTANCE 2-like, whose amino-acid sequence MNSTNPDQKFDQYGAATGVPVAQGFQHQPRLGDWSSGLCDCFSDCSSCCLTCWCPCVTFGRVAEIADQGDTSCGTAGVLYCLLAAVTRCTFCYSCFYRTKMRQQFKLEESPCCDCLVHFCCESCALCQEYRELQSRGFDMSIGWQGNVERRNREVAMGAVPPYVEGGMNR is encoded by the exons ATGAATTCAACAAACCCCGATCAGAAATTTGATCAGTATGGCGCAGCAACCGGAGTCCCGGTGGCTCAAGGCTTTCAGCACCAACCCAGATTGGGAGATTGGTCTTCTGGGCTTTGTGACTGCTTTTCTGACTGCTCAAGCT GCTGCTTGACTTGTTGGTGTCCGTGCGTCACTTTTGGACGAGTTGCTGAGATTGCTGACCAAGGAGATACCT CTTGTGGTACAGCAGGAGTGCTTTATTGTCTACTTGCTGCGGTGACCCGTTGTACCTTTTGCTACTCTTGCTTTTATCGCACGAAGATGCGGCAGCAGTTCAAGCTGGAAGAGAGCCCTTGTTGCGACTGCTTGGTTCATTTTTGCTGCGAGTCCTGTGCCCTTTGTCAAGAATATCGCGAGCTCCAAAGCCGAGGATTTGACATGTCTATtg GATGGCAGGGTAATGTTGAACGACGAAATCGGGAAGTGGCCATGGGAGCTGTTCCTCCTTATGTGGAGGGTGGCATGAACAGATAG